From Salvia splendens isolate huo1 chromosome 16, SspV2, whole genome shotgun sequence, a single genomic window includes:
- the LOC121772709 gene encoding purine permease 3-like: MEEAQTTATMKRVYLIINCLILAVGNCGGPLIMRLYFVRGGNRIWFSSWLETGGWPIILLPLLVSYTRRRKTGSAKLVLMGPRVFVAAAAIGTATGLDDYMYAYGVARLPVSTSSLIIATQLAFTAAFAFVLVKQRFTAYSVNAVVLLTLGAVVLGLHTEGDRPEGESNREYLLGFFLTLIAAALYGLILPLVELMYKRAKQALTYTLVMEIQLVLCFFATLFCTVGMIVNNDFQAISREAKEFELGETRYYVVVVCSAIIWQCFFLGAIGVIYYSSSLLSGIVVTVLLPITEILAVIFYHERFQAEKGVSLFLSIWGFISYFYGDIKHNKDTITNTNKNNDDVSSVNNNGLTAETQLADQTSIP; this comes from the exons ATGGAAGAAGCCCAAACCACCGCCACTATGAAACGGGTCTATCTAATAATCAACTGCCTGATCCTCGCCGTCGGCAACTGCGGCGGCCCTCTCATCATGCGCCTCTACTTCGTCCGCGGCGGCAACCGCATCTGGTTCTCCAGCTGGCTCGAGACCGGCGGCTGGCCAATcatcctcctccccctcctcgtcTCCTACACGCGCCGCCGCAAAACCGGCAGCGCGAAGCTCGTCCTCATGGGGCCGCGCGTGTTCGTCGCGGCGGCTGCGATCGGCACAGCGACGGGTCTGGACGACTACATGTACGCCTACGGCGTGGCGCGTCTCCCCGTGTCGACGTCGTCGCTGATCATCGCCACGCAGCTGGCGTTCACGGCGGCGTTCGCGTTCGTGCTGGTGAAGCAGAGGTTCACGGCCTACTCGGTGAACGCGGTGGTGCTGCTCACGCTGGGGGCGGTGGTGCTGGGGCTCCACACCGAAGGCGACCGGCCGGAGGGGGAGTCGAATCGGGAGTACTTGTTGGGGTTTTTTCTGACGCTGATTGCGGCGGCGCTGTACGGGCTGATTCTGCCGCTGGTTGAGCTGATGTACAAGCGGGCGAAGCAGGCGCTGACGTACACCCTTGTGATGGAGATTCAGTTAGTTTTGTGTTTCTTTGCCACCTTGTTTTGCACCGTTGGAATGATCGTCAACAACGATTTCCAG GCAATCTCAAGAGAAGCGAAAGAATTTGAACTTGGAGAGACAAGATATTACGTTGTTGTAGTTTGCAGTGCCATAATTTGGCAATGCTTTTTCTTGGGTGCGATTGGAGTCATCTATTACTCATCATCCCTTTTATCAGGCATTGTCGTCACAGTTTTGCTTCCTATCACTGAAATATTGGCTGTTATTTTCTATCACGAGAGATTCCAAGCTGAAAAGGgtgtctctctcttcctctctattTGGGGTTTTATCTCCTATTTCTATGGTGATATTAAACACAACAAGGACACCATCACGAATACGAACAAAAATAACGACGACGTCAGCAGTGTTAATAACAATGGGCTGACTGCAGAAACACAATTGGCGGATCAAACTTCTATACCTTAG